Proteins from a single region of Dictyostelium discoideum AX4 chromosome 5 chromosome, whole genome shotgun sequence:
- a CDS encoding hypothetical protein (Similar to Dictyostelium discoideum (Slime mold). hypothetical 127.0 kDa protein), with translation MIRNLFFLLIFIIIKLNVNAQQFKFTDLTPSKNSSFLNGNSCYTIKFFLVEGLQGQTVNTMADTDFLIAGFIQWTNSSFTLFRVDIQSQLGNNFYQFVANSGTVIDPSIGYFDLNLDCKELNISTLSVDIIQDVIWSTTFKYFSVVRINNLPENVEFTYDSQIVKVYKMGGNLFRIVYNENFYLSQNLDIWSIDFTFPISNNLIISVPFKNRGNIVTNEIYDLKLYPPSGNFVLYSNVFGSLLSFRIKSNLLNPVYRLGTLGYYSTPRPILGKPNNLTFIATCLPIMANGMNFSLYGQNETQPSFKEYSNFFVNITESPRLQTPNSKLTSIKDNSTVGMAMVTSEYNGTEFKFDFNPFQLEYKQTFTITDFPFGFIGGNNEMVKFGFSLPINLISISPLNILTICMPRCITKMRGDFEPFITLPNSDVGRFEIQSFTSSYIGNLKFLNRIEIKSIGSPNLSSVSYLKIMNSKNTVHDNGMLVSGTASDGIWEYLTEIKFELVEISNAITENSIKIEGNLDYPVTYGFGDYLYQIGNNISKLTYPSINLKNYNYLNDLVQVSFLYNDIDITDQSVDNIMFFTFNNIEDYKDLSIGFYLTDEKSLNDIRFENSIFTILNPNYKFAVWDQTTNRFRVNFKVPANTLPGNISYALVLDNTNLIDSNYLSNEYQLRATSIKVDIYGPIVTKIIKQHNGWLFTIQDEINGFRDGFLIVKGLLDSSFYNITINMSNLIEGSGDKIIGDYKIIIPLEFGIGSSNCITQDYLITQASLFDTYGNNNTYVKYFTLEYYENTQSFESTRNPFIHFINDSSPFSINYYCTGELDSSPPNLISFKTSRSSMDVGSLDRSITFTFQAQDLESGFKQGQNPIVYLVPQRLAMEQCRATPTITNSTTITFSCTIEVPVGFGYPDGFLVSVYGFINNRGTYSGFSSKDIKDLNPLQQDWFVSTDFSFNIPIITSVSEFTNKDSTLFIFGKNFRTVDTAIIYISNGSDINLKTITKTYSSFIKLTEVPLIDIPFKLLLLDSNQINIKSNEFLINPIVYNFNYSGPTYTPEPTLQPTLQPTISPLPTNPPQKCLGNPECGGKNKGYCQSGFGCICYSPWYGVDCTSKIIIIPTPQTNTSQPTVEIPITGGGGGQETNSTEFLFKSLVTLVSIRELDFKGEVIKTFPFDKWVFEDIDLTTGRYNTSIVSQNGNDIKTTNITTIIQWFNSSKNITFAGQELQMNPSSVKFTIEIENYVFSSALNNLELVMFASILSTDESDDFCSLKQFGDTTNGDNSNYIKLQVQDHSMYGRFIKRAVVDGNIVGIENTLLDEFQNTIAESTSHSTQTFIGIKIPHFKNKVIIDPDFFVLLDSESASGENSICSKSNGLSASKIAGIVIGSVCFVAIIVISVVYIFIKNKNSKKFKEQIQSKLKQLN, from the exons atgataaggaatttattctttttattaatttttataataataaaattaaatgtaaatgctcaacaatttaaatttacagaTCTCACACCTTCAAaaaattcttcttttttaaatggaAATAGTTGCTatacaataaaattttttttagtagAGGGTTTACAAGGTCAAACGGTTAACACTATGGCAGATACAGATTTTTTAATAGCAGGTTTTATACAATGGACAAATTCTTCTTTTACTCTTTTTAGAGTTGATATTCAATCTCAATTAGGTAACAATTTTTACCAATTTGTTGCAAATAGTGGTACTGTTATTGATCCATCAATAggatattttgatttaaatttagattgtaaag agttaaaTATTTCAACTCTATCAGTAGATATTATTCAAGATGTTATATGGAGTACtacttttaaatatttttcggTTGTCAGAATTAATAACTTGCCAGAAAATGTTGAATTTACATATGATTCACAAATTGTAAAGGTATATAAAATGGGTGGAAATTTATTCAGAATAgtttataatgaaaatttctATTTGTCACAAAATCTTGATATTTGGTCAATTGATTTTACATTTCCAATTTCAAACAACTTAATAATTAGTGtaccttttaaaaata gaGGAAATATTGTAACGAATGAAATTTAtgatttaaaactttatccACCTTCAggaaattttgttttatattcAAATGTATTTGGTTCACTTTTATCATTtagaatcaaatcaaatcttCTAAATCCGGTGTATAGATTGGGTACTTTAGGATATTATTCAACACCAAGACCAATTTTAGGTaaaccaaataatttaacatttaTTGCAACTTGTTTACCAATTATGGCTAATGGTATGAACTTTTCATTGTATGGACAAAATGAAACACAACCATCATTTAAAGAatattccaatttttttgttaatataacag aaagcCCAAGATTACAAACACCAAACTCAAAGTTAACTTCTATCAAAGATAATTCAACTGTTGGTATGGCAATGGTTACATCTGAGTATAATGGAacagaatttaaatttgattttaatccATTTCAATTAGAATATAAACAAACATTTACTATTACCGATTTTCCATTTGGCTTTATTGGAGGAAATAATGAAATGGTCAAATTTGGATTCTctttaccaattaatttaatatccaTTTCACCTTTGAATATTCTTACTATATGTATGCCTAGATGTATTACTAAAATGAGGGGAGATTTCGAACCATTTATTACATTACCTAATTCCGATGTTGGAAGATTTGAAATCCAATCTTTTACATCTAGTTATATCGGAAATCTAAAGTTTTTAAAcagaattgaaattaaaagtatCGGCTCACCAAATTTATCTTCAGTTTcgtatttaaaaattatgaaCTCAAAGAATACTGTTCATGATAATGGTATGCTTGTTTCTGGTACCGCTTCTGATGGTATTTGGGAGTATCTTacagaaataaaatttgagcTTGTTGAAATAAGCAATGCTATCACCgaaaattcaataaaaatagaagGCAACCTAGATTACCCAGTTACATATGGATTTGGTGATTATCTCTACCAGATTGGTAATAACATTTCAAAACTTACATATCCaagtattaatttaaaaa attataattatttaaatgatttagttcaggtatcatttttatataatgaCATTGATATAACTGACCAATCAGTTGATAATATAATgttttttacatttaataatattgaagacTATAAAGACTTGTCAattggtttttatttaactGATGAAAAATCTTTAAACGATATTAGATTTGAAAATAGTATATTTACTATTTTAAAtccaaattataaatttgcAGTATGGGACCAAACAACCAATAGATTTAGAGTAAACTTTAAAGTACCTGCAAATACACTACCAGGAAATATAAGTTATGCATTGGTACTTGATAATACAAACTTAATTGATAGTAATTATTTATCCAATGAATATCAATTAAGAGCAACTTCAATTAAGGTTGATATTTATGGACCAATTGTAACCAAAATCATAAAACAACATAATGGATGGTTATTTACAATTCAAGATGAAATAAACGGTTTCAGAGATGgctttttaattgttaaagGACTTTTAGATTCTTCATTCTACAACATTACAATAAACATGTCAAATTTAATAGAAGGAAGTggtgataaaattattggtgattacaaaattataataCCATTGGAGTTTGGTATTGGGAGTAGTAATTGTATCACTcaagattatttaataacTCAAGCAAGTTTATTCGATACATATGGTAACAATAATACATATGTTAAATATTTCACTTTAGAGTATTATGAAAACACTCAATCGTTTGAGTCAACTCGTAATCcatttattcatttcattAATGATTCATCACCCTTTagtattaattattattgtactGGTGAATTGGATAGTTCTCctccaaatttaatttccttTAAAACCTCGAGATCTTCAATGGATGTAGGCTCTTTAGATAGATCAATAACATTCACTTTTCAAGCACAAGATTTAGAAAGCGGTTTTAAACAAGGACAGAAtccaatagtttatttaGTTCCACAACGACTTGCAATGGAACAATGCCGAGCAACACCAACAATTACTAATTCAACTACAATAACCTTTTCGTGTACAATAGAAGTACCAGTAGGTTTTGGATATCCTGATGGTTTCTTAGTATCTGTTTATGgctttattaataatagagGAACCTATAGTGGATTCTCTTCAAAAGACATTAAGGATTTAAATCCATTACAACAAGATTGGTTTGTTTCTAcagatttttcatttaatataccaataataacatCAGTTTCAGAATTTACAAACAAAGATTCAactctatttatttttggtaaaaACTTTCGTACAGTTGATACAGcgattatttatatttcgAATGGTAGTgacataaatttaaaaacaataactaAAACCTATTCAagtttcattaaattaaCAGAGGTACCATTAATCGATATtccttttaaattattattacttgatTCCAATCAAATTAacattaaatcaaatgaatttttaattaatccaatagtttataattttaattattctgGTCCAACATATACACCAGAACCAACTTTACAACCAACTTTACAACCAACTATATCACCATTACCAACAAATCCACCTCAAAAATGTTTAGGAAATCCAGAATGTGGAGGAAAAAACAAAGGTTATTGTCAAAGTGGGTTTGGATGCATTTGTTACTCTCCTTGGTACGGAGTTGATTGTacttcaaaaattattattatcccaACACCACAAACAAATACTTCACAACCAACAGTTGAAATTCCTATTACAGGCGGTGGTGGTGGACAAGAAACAAACTCAacagaatttttatttaaatcattagtaACTTTAGTTTCTATTAGAGAATTAGATTTTAAAGGTGAAGTTATTAAAACATTCCCTTTTGATAAATGGGTATTTGAAGATATAGATTTAACAACTGGTAGATACAATACATCAATAGTTTCTCAAAATGGTAACGATATTAAAACCACAAATATAACAACAATTATTCAATGGTTTAATTCAAGCAAAAATATAACATTTGCAGGTCAAGAGCTCCAAATGAATCCATCATCAGTCAAATTTaccattgaaattgaaaattatgtATTCTCTTCAGCTTTAAATAATCTCGAATTGGTAATGTTTGCTTCGATATTATCAACAGATGAAAGTGATGATTTTTGttcattaaaacaatttggtGATACTACAAATGGTGACAACTCTAACTACATTAAACTTCAAGTTCAAGATCATTCAATGTATGGTAGATTCATTAAAAGGGCTGTAGTAGATGGTAATATTGTTGGTATTGAAAATACATTGTTAGATGAATTCCAAAATACAATTGCTGAATCAACATCTCACTCTACTCAAACTTTTATTGGAATTAAAATTccacattttaaaaataaagtaattaTTGATCCAGAtttctttgttttattaGATAGCGAATCAGCATCAGGAGAGAATTCAATTTGTTCGAAATCAAATGGATTATCAGCCAGTAAAATCGCAGGAATTGTAATTGGTTCAGTGTGTTTTGTGGCAATTATTGTTATCTCGGTTGTAtacatttttatcaaaaataaaaattccaaaaagTTTAAAGAACAAATACAAAgcaaattaaaacaattaaattaa
- a CDS encoding hypothetical protein (Similar to Dictyostelium discoideum (Slime mold). Hypothetical 127.0 kDa protein) — protein sequence MIRNFFFFFLILLIIIMKLNVNAQQFKFTDLTPSNNSSFTVVDGNICKTTKFFLVEGLQGQTVNTMGDVDFLIGGLIQWTNSSFSLFEFDIQSPRGNSFFQFVANSGTVIDPSIGYFDLNLDCKELNISTLSVDIIQDVIWSTTFKYFSVVKIKNLPENVEFTYDSQIVKVYKMGGNLFRIVYNENFYLFQNLNTWSIDFTFSVSNSLKISVPFKNRGNIVTNEIYDLKLYPPLGQFVLYSNILSSLLSFRIKSNLQNPVFRLGTLGYYSTPRPILGKPNNLTFIATCLPIKANGMDFSLYGQNETQPSFKEFFNFFVNITESPRLQTPNSKLTSIKDNSTVGMAMVTSEYNGTEFKFDFNPFQLEYKQTFTITDFPFGFIGGNNEMVKFGFSLPADLMSISPLNILNLCMPRCTHKMRGDFEPFIILPDTDVGKLEIQYFTSIYIGNLKFLNRIGIKSTVSPNLSSVSFLEIKETKYIVLDNGMLVSGTASEGFWEFVTEIKFDFVELSSASIKNTIKIVGTKDTRSTYEFGDTVYQIGNEFSKLTYPSINLKSKKVLLILHIKNHYYNYLNDLVQVSFLYNDIDITDQSVDNIMFFTFNNIEDYKDLSIGFYLTDEKSLKDIRFENSIFTILNPNYKFAVWDQTTNRFRVNFKVPANTLPGNISYALVLDNTNLIDSNYLSNEYQLRATSIKVDIYGPIVTKIIKQQNGWVYTIQDEVNGFRDGFLIVKGLLDSSFYNITISMSNLIEGSGDKIIGDYKIIIPLEFGIGISNCITQDYLITQASLFDTYGNNNTYVKHFVQEFYEDSQFFDSTSNPFIHFINDSSPLIFNYYCNGELDSSPPNLIFFKTSRSSMDVGSLDRSITFTFQAQDLESGFKQGQNPIVYLVPQRLAMEQCQATPTITNTTTITFSCTIEVPVGFGYPEGFLISVYGFINNRGTYSGFSSKDIKDLNPLQQDWFVSTDFSFNIPIITSVSEFTNKDSTLFIFGKNFRTVDTAIIYISNGSDINLKTITKTYSSFIKLTEVPLIDIPFKLLLLDSNQINIKSNEFLINPIVYNFNYSGPTYTPEPTLQPTLQPTISPLPTNPPQKCLGNPECGGKNKGYCQSGFGCICYSPWYGIDCTSKIIIIPTPQTNTSGPTVEIPIPGGGGGQETNSTEFLFKSLVTLVSIRELGFKGEVIKTFPFDKWVFDEIDLTTGRYNTSIVSQNGNDIKTTNITTIIQWFNSSKNITFAGQELQMNPSSVKFTIEIENYVFSSALNNLELVMFASILSTDESDDFCSLKQFGDTTNGDNSNYIKLQVQDHSMYGRFIKRAVVDDNIVGIENTLLDEFQNTIAESTSHSTQTFIGIKIPHFKNKVIIDPDFFVLLDSESASGENSICSKSNELSASKIAGIVIGSVCFVAVVIISIVYVFIKNEKSKKFKQQIQSKLKQLN from the exons atgataaggaattttttttttttttttttaattttattaataataataatgaaattaaatgtgAATGctcaacaatttaaatttacagaTCTCACACCTTCAAATAATTCTTCTTTTACAGTTGTTGATGGAAATATTTGCAAAAcaactaaattttttttagtagAGGGTTTACAAGGTCAAACGGTTAACACTATGGGAGATGTAGATTTTTTAATAGGAGGTTTAATACAATGGACAAATTCTTCTTTTAgtctttttgaatttgatattcAATCTCCAAGAGGTAACAGTTTTTTCCAATTTGTTGCAAATAGTGGTACTGTTATTGATCCATCAATAggatattttgatttaaatttagattgTAAAg agttAAATATTTCAACTCTATCAGTAGATATTATTCAAGATGTTATATGGAGTACtacttttaaatatttttcagttgtaaaaattaaaaacttgcCAGAAAATGTTGAATTTACATATGATTCACAAATTGTAAAGGTATATAAAATGGGTGGAAATTTATTCAGAATAgtttataatgaaaatttctATTTGTTTCAAAATCTTAATACTTGGTCAATTGATTTTACATTTTCAGTTtcaaatagtttaaaaattagtgttccttttaaaaata gaGGAAATATTGTAACGAATGAAATTTAtgatttaaaactttatccACCTTTAGGAcaatttgttttatattcAAATATACTTAGTTCACTTTTATCGTTtagaatcaaatcaaatcttCAAAATCCAGTATTTAGGTTGGGTACTTTAGGATATTATTCAACACCAAGACCAATTTTAGGTaaaccaaataatttaacatttaTTGCAACCTGTTTACCAATTAAGGCTAATGGTATGGACTTTTCATTATATGGACAAAATGAAACACAACCatcatttaaagaatttttcaatttttttgttaatataacag aaagcCCAAGATTACAAACACCAAACTCAAAGTTAACTTCTATCAAAGATAATTCAACTGTTGGTATGGCAATGGTTACATCTGAGTATAATGGAacagaatttaaatttgattttaatccATTTCAATTAGAATATAAACAAACATTTACTATTACCGATTTTCCATTTGGCTTTATTGGAGGAAATAATGAAATGGTCAAATTTGGATTCTCTTTACCAGCTGATTTAATGTCAATTTCACCTTTGAATATCTTAAACTTATGTATGCCAAGATGTACTCATAAAATGAGAGGGGATTTCGAACCATTTATTATATTACCCGACACCGATGTTGGAAAACTTGAAATCCAATATTTTACATCAATTTATATCGGGAATCTAAAGTTTTTAAACCGAATTGGAATTAAAAGTACAGTTTCACCAAATTTATCTTCAGTTtcatttttagaaattaaagaaacaaaGTATATTGTTTTGGATAATGGTATGCTTGTTTCTGGTACCGCTTCTGAAGGTTTTTGGGAGTTTGTTacagaaataaaatttgattttgttgaattaaGTAGTGCTAGcataaaaaatacaataaaaattGTAGGCACCAAAGATACTCGAAGTACATATGAATTTGGTGACACGGTCTATCAAATTGgtaatgaattttcaaaactTACATATCCaagtattaatttaaaaagtaagaaagttctattaattttacacATAAAAAACCACT attataattatttaaatgatttagttcaggtatcatttttatataatgaCATTGATATCACTGACCAATCAGTTGATAATATAATgttttttacatttaataatattgaagacTATAAAGATTTGTCAattggtttttatttaactgatgaaaaatctttaaaagatattagaTTTGAAAATAGTATATTTACTATTTTAAAtccaaattataaatttgcAGTATGGGACCAAACAACCAATAGATTTAGAGTAAACTTTAAAGTACCTGCAAATACACTACCAGGAAATATAAGTTATGCATTGGTACTTGATAATACAAACTTAATTGATAGTAATTATTTATCCAATGAATATCAATTAAGAGCAACTTCAATTAAGGTTGATATTTATGGACCAATTGTAACCAAAATCATAAAACAACAGAATGGTTGGGTATATACAATCCAAGATGAAGTGAACGGTTTCAGAGATGgctttttaattgttaaagGACTTTTAGATTCTTCATTCTACAACATTACAATAAGCATGTCAAATTTAATAGAAGGAAGTggtgataaaattattggtgattacaaaattataataCCATTGGAGTTTGGTATTGGAATTAGTAATTGTATCACTcaagattatttaataacTCAAGCAAGTTTATTCGATACATATGGTAACAATAATACATATGTTAAACATTTCGTTCAAGAATTTTATGAGGACTCTCAATTCTTTGATTCAACTAGTAATCcatttattcatttcattAATGATTCATCACccttaatatttaattattattgtaatgGCGAATTGGATAGTTCTCctccaaatttaatattctttaaaactTCGAGATCTTCAATGGATGTAGGCTCTTTAGATAGATCAATAACATTCACTTTTCAAGCACAAGATTTAGAAAGCGGTTTTAAACAAGGACAGAAtccaatagtttatttaGTTCCACAACGACTTGCAATGGAACAATGTCAAGCAACACCAACAATTACCAATACGACCACTATAACCTTTTCATGCACAATAGAAGTACCAGTAGGTTTTGGATATCCTGAAGGTTTCTTAATATCTGTTTATGgctttattaataatagagGAACCTATAGTGGATTCTCTTCAAAAGACATTAAGGATTTAAATCCATTACAACAAGATTGGTTTGTTTCTAcagatttttcatttaatataccaataataacatCAGTTTCAGAATTTACAAACAAAGATTCAactctatttatttttggtaaaaACTTTCGTACAGTTGATACAGcgattatttatatttcgAATGGTAGTgacataaatttaaaaacaataactaAAACCTATTCAagtttcattaaattaaCAGAGGTACCATTAATCGATATtccttttaaattattattacttgatTCCAATCAAATTAacattaaatcaaatgaatttttaattaatccaatagtttataattttaattattctgGTCCAACATATACACCAGAACCAACTTTACAACCAACTTTACAACCAACTATATCACCATTACCAACAAATCCACCTCAAAAATGTTTAGGAAATCCAGAATGTGGAGGAAAAAACAAAGGTTATTGTCAAAGTGGGTTTGGATGCATTTGTTACTCTCCTTGGTATGGAATTGATTGTacttcaaaaattattattatcccaACACCACAAACAAATACTTCAGGACCAACAGTTGAAATTCCAATAccaggtggtggtggtggacaAGAAACAAACTCAacagaatttttatttaaatcattggTAACTTTAGTTTCAATAAGAGAATTAGGTTTTAAAGGTGAAGTTATTAAAACATTCCCTTTTGATAAATGGGtatttgatgaaattgatttaacaaCTGGTAGATACAATACATCAATAGTTTCTCAAAATGGTAACGACATTAAAACCACAAATATAACAACAATTATTCAATGGTTTAATTCAAGCAAAAATATAACATTTGCAGGTCAAGAGCTCCAAATGAATCCATCATCAGTCAAATTTaccattgaaattgaaaattatgtATTCTCCTCTGCTTTAAATAATCTAGAATTGGTAATGTTTGCTTCGATATTATCAACAGATGAAAGTGATGATTTTTGttcattaaaacaatttggtGATACTACAAATGGTGACAACTCTAACTACATTAAACTTCAAGTTCAAGATCATTCAATGTATGGTAGATTCATTAAAAGGGCTGTAGTCGATGACAATATTGTTGGTATTGAAAATACATTGTTAGATGAATTCCAAAATACAATTGCTGAATCAACATCTCACTCTACTCAAACTTTTATTGGAATTAAAATTccacattttaaaaataaagtgaTTATTGATCCAGAtttctttgttttattaGATAGCGAATCAGCATCAGGAGAGAATTCAATTtgttcaaaatcaaatgaattatcAGCCAGTAAAATTGCAGGAATTGTAATTGGTTCAGTGTGTTTTGTGGCagttgttattatttctattgtttatgtttttatcaaaaatgaaaaatccaaaaagtttaaacaacaaatacaaagcaaattaaaacaattaaattaa
- a CDS encoding adenylylsulfate kinase, translated as MVSPDILTTNNSKLYGSIPHGGELINLILEGEELVELKQRSISLPSLLLTKKQLCDIELLMNGGFSPLSTFMDETIYNNVVETMTIDGDKDEGLLFPMPIVLDISKECLDTVLATDSKQMALRDEEGNLIAVLTVSNYYTPNKENEAKKTMGSIDPYHPGVSTIFNTKEYYVSGKLEGAQLPVHYDYNGLRRTPIQVRELFKTKGWENVIAFQTRNPMHRAHRELTVRAAELNANCHLLIQPVVGMTKPGDIDYHTRVKCYKEIMDSYPEGLATLSLLPLAMRMGGPREAVWHAIIRKNFGCNHFIVGRDHAGPGEDKQGNLFYQPYEAQELALKLANRLSIKILPFQMMVYVPAHDKYYPVDEVPEGLETANISGTKLRHLLRTGGEIPNWFTYEKVVKILRDSCPPRSKQGFTVFFTGFSGSGKSTIANALNEALLEDGSRSITLLDGDVVRTFLSSELGFSKEHRDLNIKRIGFVASEISKAGGIAICAPIAPYAGARKFARDLITPNGGFIEIHISTPIETCEKRDRKGLYAKVRSGQLKGFTGIDDPYETPENPELRIDTTHTSVKDAILLILNHLRTEGYIN; from the coding sequence atggtatCACCAGATATtttaacaacaaataattccAAACTTTATGGTTCAATCCCACATGGCggagaattaataaatttaattttagaagGAGAAGAATTAGTAGAATTAAAACAAAgatcaatttcattaccaagtttattattaacaaagAAGCAATTATGTGATATAGAATTATTGATGAATGGTGGTTTCTCACCATTGAGTACATTTATGGACGAAACCATCTATAATAATGTTGTTGAAACCATGACAATCGATGGTGATAAAGATGAGGGATTATTATTCCCAATGCCAATAGTATTGGATATAAGCAAGGAATGCTTGGATACAGTTTTAGCAACCGATAGTAAACAAATGGCATTACGTGATGAAGAGGGAAATTTAATAGCAGTTTTAACcgtttcaaattattatacaCCAAATAAAGAGAACGAAGCCAAAAAGACAATGGGATCCATTGACCCATACCATCCAGGTGTTTCCACAATTTTCAATACCAAAGAGTACTATGTAAGCGGCAAGCTTGAGGGTGCCCAATTACCAGTACACTACGATTACAACGGTCTCCGTCGTACACCAATTCAAGTGagagaattatttaaaaccaaaGGTTGGGAGAACGTTATCGCCTTCCAAACTCGTAATCCAATGCATAGAGCACACAGAGAACTTACAGTTAGAGCAGCCGAGTTGAATGCAAATTGTCACCTTTTAATTCAACCAGTAGTTGGCATGACCAAACCAGGCGATATCGATTACCACACACGTGTTAAATGTTATAAAGAGATCATGGACTCCTATCCAGAGGGATTGGCAACACTCTCACTCTTGCCATTGGCCATGAGAATGGGTGGACCAAGAGAGGCAGTTTGGCACGCAATTATTAGAAAGAATTTCGGTTGTAATCATTTCATCGTTGGTAGAGATCATGCAGGTCCAGGTGAGGACAAACAAGGCAACCTATTTTATCAACCATACGAAGCTCAAGAATTGGCACTTAAATTAGCCAATcgtttatcaattaaaatccTTCCATTCCAAATGATGGTTTACGTACCAGCACACGATAAATATTATCCAGTCGATGAAGTTCCAGAGGGTTTAGAAACTGCAAATATCTCTGGCACAAAATTACGTCATCTCCTTCGTACTGGTGGTGAAATTCCAAATTGGTTCACCTATGAAAAGGTGGTTAAAATTTTAAGGGATTCATGTCCACCACGTTCAAAACAAGGTTTTACAGTTTTCTTTACAGGTTtcagtggtagtggtaaaaGTACAATCGCAAATGCATTAAATGAAGCACTCCTTGAAGATGGTAGTCGTTCAATAACTCTTTTAGATGGTGATGTCGTTCGTACATTCCTCTCAAGTGAATTGGGTTTCAGTAAAGAACATCGTGATCTCAATATCAAACGTATTGGTTTCGTTGCCtctgaaatttcaaaagcTGGTGGTATTGCAATTTGTGCCCCAATCGCACCTTATGCTGGTGCTCGTAAATTTGCTCGTGATTTAATCACTCCAAATGGTGGTTTCATTGAAATTCATATCTCAACTCCAATTGAAACTTGTGAAAAAAGAGATCGTAAAGGTTTATACGCTAAAGTTAGAAGTGGTCAACTCAAAGGTTTCACTGGTATCGATGATCCATATGAAACTCCAGAAAATCCAGAATTAAGAATTGATACAACTCATACCTCAGTAAAAGATGCAatccttttaattttaaatcatttaagaACTGAAggttatataaattaa